One Anguilla rostrata isolate EN2019 chromosome 15, ASM1855537v3, whole genome shotgun sequence genomic window carries:
- the LOC135241108 gene encoding melanoregulin-like gives MGLTDVFYAVFCCRCHVQQEIEEKDAILRTSMFSASEQSQDPERAVWASSRAPSSATEPQSDRELRAFIMMRNQADKDTEEWEKLNYDIHTLKYTQREVGTRWRKILLQLGYQGEVDGLLMVSRQGTPSDCGNLAVAAEMLQALWAESSLFPAGYCAQDRYLFVMDRLVSLDSAEDFVRLAKEKYPKTG, from the exons ATGGGGTTGACGGACGTCTTTTACGCAGTGTTCTGCTGTAGATGTCACGTGCAGCAGGAAATCGAAGAAAAGGACGCAATATTAAG GACCAGCATGTTCAGCGCCAGTGAGCAGAGTCAGGATCCGGAACGGGCGGTGTGGGCCAGCTCACGGGCCCCCAGCTCCGCCACAGAACCCCAATCTGACCGAGAGCTGCGTGCCTTCATCATGATGAGGAACCAGGCGGACAAGGACACAGAG GAGTGGGAGAAGCTCAACTACGACATCCACACTCTCAAATACACCCAGCGGGAGGTCGGCACGCGCTGGAGAAAgatcctgctgcagctgg GCTACCAGGGGGAGGTGGACGGGCTGCTGATGGTGAGCAGGCAGGGCACGCCGAGTGACTGTGGAAACCTGGCCGTCGCCGCGGAGATGCTGCAGGCCCTGTGGGCGGAGTCCAGCCTCTTCCCTGCGGGATACTGCGCCCAGGACAGATATCTCTTCGTCATG GATCGGCTGGTATCTCTCGACAGCGCTGAAGACTTCGTCAGACTGGCAAAGGAGAAATATCCAAAGACCGGATAA